In a single window of the Chloroflexota bacterium genome:
- a CDS encoding glycosyltransferase family 4 protein, giving the protein MSLRVAMIAPTGFFADYGCHVRILEEARALQALGHTVTIFTYPTGATPDGLRVVRLPAFRRQSGAHVGSHRRKLLLDPLLAGLVLARGLRQPIDVVHGHLHEGAAIGWPLARARRVPLILDYQGSLTSEMVDHRFLSPDGPGLQIFSLIERVTEAAADRVVTSSAFARDQLAGRKSWSAGRILSVPDGVDVARFRPRAPEDAADLSTMRRQLGIPPSRLVVGYLGLLAEYQGTGDLIRAARLVVDAEPGTHFLIMGYPNAAEYEQAARQAGLAEHVTFTGRVPYAQAPAHLRLCDLAVAPKRSETEGNGKVLNYMATGLPTVAYARGVAAEFLGPEARLAERGSVPALAVEILGLVRDADTRRTYGENLRARAEQEFSWRRQVGKILDVYASVGAEARHD; this is encoded by the coding sequence ATGAGCCTTCGCGTCGCCATGATCGCGCCGACGGGATTCTTCGCGGACTACGGGTGTCACGTGCGGATCCTGGAGGAAGCCCGTGCGCTGCAAGCGCTGGGCCACACCGTCACAATTTTTACCTATCCGACCGGCGCCACGCCGGACGGGCTACGCGTGGTGCGACTTCCGGCGTTTCGCCGTCAGTCGGGCGCGCACGTCGGCTCGCACCGGCGCAAGCTGCTCCTAGACCCACTGCTGGCTGGATTGGTGCTCGCTCGCGGCCTGCGCCAACCCATTGACGTGGTGCACGGCCACCTGCACGAAGGCGCGGCGATTGGCTGGCCGCTCGCGCGCGCTCGTCGGGTGCCGCTGATCCTGGACTACCAGGGAAGCCTGACCAGCGAGATGGTGGACCATCGATTCCTCTCGCCGGACGGTCCCGGACTGCAGATCTTCAGCCTGATCGAGCGTGTGACCGAGGCTGCGGCCGACCGCGTCGTCACGAGTTCGGCGTTTGCCCGGGACCAGCTTGCCGGGCGCAAGTCGTGGTCGGCGGGACGGATTCTCAGCGTTCCGGACGGCGTCGACGTGGCGCGGTTTCGCCCGCGAGCGCCCGAAGATGCTGCCGACCTCTCCACGATGCGCCGGCAGCTCGGCATTCCGCCGAGTCGGCTGGTGGTCGGCTACCTGGGCCTGCTCGCGGAATACCAGGGGACCGGCGACCTCATTCGGGCCGCGCGCCTGGTGGTGGACGCCGAGCCCGGAACGCACTTCCTGATAATGGGCTACCCCAACGCCGCGGAATACGAGCAGGCGGCCAGACAGGCCGGGCTCGCGGAGCACGTCACGTTCACGGGCCGAGTCCCCTATGCCCAAGCCCCGGCGCACCTGCGGCTCTGCGACCTCGCGGTGGCGCCCAAGCGGTCGGAAACGGAGGGCAACGGCAAGGTGCTGAACTACATGGCCACCGGCCTGCCGACCGTGGCCTACGCACGTGGAGTAGCCGCCGAGTTCCTGGGGCCGGAGGCCCGGCTGGCCGAGCGGGGGTCGGTGCCGGCGCTCGCCGTCGAGATCCTGGGCCTCGTGCGAGACGCCGACACGCGCCGAACTTACGGCGAGAATCTGCGAGCGCGCGCCGAGCAGGAGTTCTCCTGGCGGCGACAAGTGGGCAAGATTCTCGACGTCTATGCGTCGGTTGGCGCGGAAGCGCGGCACGACTGA
- the tsaD gene encoding tRNA (adenosine(37)-N6)-threonylcarbamoyltransferase complex transferase subunit TsaD, producing MTVADRPLVAAIETSCDDTSVAVVRAGREELALKSQTQIEPHAAMGGIVPEAAARIHVEAIDAVWNACLADAGVESAEIDALAVTQGPGLPGSLLVGLGFAQGLAAAVDCPLIPVNHLEGHFASPWLNNGDPPEFPLMALIVSGGHTELVYGAALGEYRVIGRTRDDAAGEAFDKVARMLGLAYPGGPAIQRAAEGRDGSPFELPRAWLPGTSDFSFSGLKTAVRRLVHDELGPVEAARIGAADNGAAGIDDADFVADVAHAFEVSVVDVLVAKTVRAAKQMRAATITLTGGVAANARLRAALDAASPVPVHVPALKHCVDNASMIAVAGTWRLERGEVATNPLEPEPGLTLA from the coding sequence ATGACGGTCGCGGACCGGCCGCTGGTCGCGGCCATCGAGACGTCCTGCGACGACACTTCCGTGGCGGTGGTCCGGGCGGGACGTGAGGAGTTGGCGCTGAAGAGCCAGACCCAAATCGAGCCGCACGCCGCGATGGGCGGCATCGTGCCGGAAGCCGCCGCTCGCATCCACGTCGAGGCCATCGACGCCGTGTGGAACGCGTGCCTGGCGGACGCGGGAGTCGAGTCTGCCGAGATCGATGCGCTGGCCGTCACGCAGGGCCCCGGACTCCCCGGCTCGTTGCTGGTGGGTCTGGGCTTCGCGCAGGGTCTGGCGGCGGCCGTGGACTGCCCGCTCATTCCGGTGAACCACCTGGAAGGCCACTTCGCCTCGCCGTGGCTCAACAACGGCGATCCGCCGGAGTTTCCGCTGATGGCGCTAATCGTGTCCGGCGGTCACACCGAGCTTGTCTATGGCGCCGCGCTCGGCGAATACCGGGTCATCGGCCGCACGCGCGACGACGCCGCCGGGGAGGCCTTCGACAAGGTGGCGCGGATGCTTGGCTTGGCATATCCGGGCGGGCCGGCCATCCAGCGGGCGGCGGAAGGGCGCGACGGATCCCCCTTCGAGCTGCCGCGAGCCTGGCTCCCGGGCACCAGCGACTTCAGCTTTAGCGGGCTCAAGACCGCGGTGCGGCGGCTGGTCCACGACGAGCTGGGTCCGGTCGAGGCGGCGCGGATTGGTGCGGCGGACAACGGCGCGGCCGGCATCGACGATGCCGACTTCGTGGCGGATGTGGCCCATGCGTTCGAGGTTTCCGTGGTTGACGTTCTCGTGGCCAAGACCGTGCGCGCGGCCAAACAGATGCGCGCCGCCACGATCACGCTCACCGGCGGCGTGGCGGCGAATGCGAGGCTGCGCGCGGCGCTGGACGCGGCTTCGCCGGTTCCCGTGCACGTGCCCGCGCTCAAGCACTGCGTGGACAACGCCAGCATGATCGCGGTCGCCGGGACCTGGCGACTGGAGCGCGGCGAGGTGGCGACCAATCCCCTCGAACCCGAACCTGGATTGACGCTGGCTTAG
- the purN gene encoding phosphoribosylglycinamide formyltransferase — protein MRLGVMASGRGSNARAILEAIREGRLRAEVPALVCNRAGAGVLDLVREFAVPAHLIVRRDFPTRSAQQRHMLEVLQDARVDTIALAGFSAIFRPFFLEAFPYRILNIHPSLLPAFGGTMAPRPQADALAAGVKLSGCTVHLVTEDLDSGPIVAQAAVCVHPDDTVDTLSARILEQEHRIYPEVLQWFADGRVHVRDGVAHVDPPVTTA, from the coding sequence ATGCGGCTCGGCGTGATGGCCTCGGGCCGCGGCTCCAACGCGCGCGCGATCCTCGAGGCCATTCGGGAGGGTCGGCTGCGCGCGGAAGTGCCGGCGCTGGTGTGCAACCGCGCGGGCGCCGGGGTGCTCGATCTCGTACGCGAGTTCGCCGTGCCCGCCCACCTCATCGTCCGCCGCGACTTTCCCACGCGCAGCGCGCAGCAGCGGCACATGCTGGAGGTCCTGCAGGACGCGCGGGTCGACACCATCGCGCTCGCCGGATTCAGCGCGATCTTTCGTCCGTTCTTCCTGGAGGCATTCCCTTACCGGATCTTGAACATCCACCCGTCGCTGCTTCCGGCATTCGGCGGAACGATGGCGCCCAGACCGCAAGCCGACGCCCTGGCCGCGGGCGTCAAGCTCTCCGGCTGCACCGTGCACCTGGTGACGGAAGACCTGGACAGCGGGCCGATCGTGGCGCAGGCGGCCGTGTGCGTGCATCCTGACGACACGGTGGACACGCTTTCGGCACGCATCCTGGAGCAGGAGCACCGCATCTATCCCGAAGTGCTGCAATGGTTCGCGGATGGGCGAGTTCACGTTCGTGACGGCGTCGCGCACGTTGATCCGCCGGTGACCACGGCATGA
- the purM gene encoding phosphoribosylformylglycinamidine cyclo-ligase yields the protein MSTAPRSAYADAGVDLDHNDSLKAALRNAVASTSDDASLPGFGAFAGGLRLPADMRDPVLLASTDSLGTKLLLALDWDRPELAGGDIVRHCMNDLAVQNVRPLAFLDYVAAAHLERDVVTRLVRGIAEACRAEGVTLIGGESAQLPDTYRSGAYDLAGTVIGVAEQVDLADPDKIRVGDVCVGLPAAGPHTNGYSLVRRALERGNPAAPLGETTAIDAALTPHESYVEALLPAFRVPGVLAAAHITGGGLVDNLPRILPDGLAARLSPAAWVTPPLYAWIEETAEVTREEMYRVFNMGVGVIIVCRPDAGEALLNELSGAFVAGSVAPRDGAAVELIDA from the coding sequence ATGAGCACCGCGCCGCGCTCGGCCTATGCGGACGCCGGCGTCGACCTCGACCACAACGACTCGCTCAAGGCGGCGCTGCGGAACGCCGTGGCCAGCACGTCGGACGATGCGTCGCTGCCCGGATTTGGAGCCTTTGCCGGCGGCCTGCGGCTGCCCGCGGATATGAGAGACCCGGTGCTGCTGGCCAGCACGGACTCGCTGGGCACCAAGCTCCTGCTCGCGTTGGATTGGGATCGTCCCGAGCTTGCCGGCGGCGACATCGTGCGCCACTGCATGAACGACCTGGCCGTGCAGAACGTGCGCCCGCTGGCATTCCTCGACTACGTGGCGGCGGCGCACCTCGAGCGCGACGTGGTGACGCGTTTGGTGCGCGGCATCGCCGAGGCCTGCCGCGCCGAAGGCGTGACGCTCATCGGCGGCGAGTCGGCGCAGTTGCCCGACACCTATCGGTCCGGGGCCTACGACCTCGCCGGCACCGTGATCGGCGTCGCCGAGCAGGTCGACCTGGCGGATCCAGACAAGATTCGCGTGGGCGATGTCTGCGTGGGGCTGCCGGCGGCGGGTCCGCATACCAACGGCTACAGTCTGGTCCGGCGCGCGCTGGAGCGCGGGAATCCGGCGGCGCCGCTTGGCGAGACCACCGCGATCGATGCGGCGCTCACGCCGCACGAATCCTACGTGGAGGCGCTGCTCCCGGCCTTTCGGGTTCCCGGCGTGCTTGCGGCCGCCCACATCACCGGCGGCGGACTCGTTGACAACCTGCCGCGCATCCTGCCGGACGGGCTTGCGGCGCGGCTGTCGCCCGCGGCGTGGGTGACTCCGCCGCTGTATGCGTGGATCGAGGAAACCGCAGAGGTCACCCGTGAGGAGATGTACCGGGTCTTCAACATGGGCGTCGGCGTGATCATCGTGTGCCGGCCCGATGCCGGCGAAGCGCTGCTCAACGAGCTTTCCGGCGCGTTCGTGGCCGGATCGGTGGCGCCGCGCGACGGCGCGGCGGTGGAGCTTATCGACGCGTGA
- a CDS encoding glycogen synthase, whose product MNSADARPLRVLMLAAECTPYAWTGGLGDVVGSLPTALRNLGADVRVALPHYGAIDPAVHPITSNGAALRVSMNGAVEQGKVGQVERSPFPLYLIGSDDYFAGRPDLYGYPDDGHRFVFFSRGALEATRTLGWRPDVVHCHDWHSGLVPNWIHAARSNRAHANGPATVLTIHNLAYQGHFGEELLHAAGLADGESPEHTTGPEPSPRVNFLARGIRFADAVNTVSATYAREILTPAYGERLDALLRERQDGIAGIVNGIDTVTFDPATDPHLAGNFSLRDMTPRARNKAALQRELGLPVEADTPLLGMVSRLADHKGLDLLAPVLPHIVERGAQLAVLGTGDPRHHELLSQAASQHPDHVAVALRFDPPLAQRIYGGTDMFLMPSRHEPCGLGQLIAMRYGNVPVVRATGGLADTVPDFDARTKHGTGFVFHRYDPIDFFGAIARGLETYRYPDAWRALMRQGMAHDASWDAAARSYLDLYSRALDSRRPAGLA is encoded by the coding sequence TTGAATTCAGCCGACGCGCGCCCGCTGCGGGTGCTGATGCTCGCCGCCGAGTGCACGCCCTACGCCTGGACCGGCGGCTTGGGCGACGTGGTCGGGTCGCTGCCAACCGCGCTGCGCAACCTTGGCGCCGACGTGCGGGTTGCGCTGCCGCACTACGGAGCGATCGATCCCGCAGTGCATCCGATCACGTCGAACGGCGCCGCGTTGAGGGTGTCCATGAATGGGGCCGTCGAGCAGGGCAAGGTCGGGCAGGTGGAGCGGAGCCCGTTCCCGCTATACCTGATCGGCAGCGACGACTACTTCGCAGGCCGGCCCGACCTGTACGGCTACCCAGACGACGGCCATCGGTTCGTGTTCTTCTCGCGCGGTGCGCTGGAGGCCACGCGGACGCTGGGATGGCGACCGGACGTTGTCCACTGCCACGACTGGCATTCCGGCCTGGTTCCCAACTGGATTCACGCCGCGAGGTCCAATCGGGCGCACGCCAACGGCCCGGCGACCGTGCTGACGATTCACAACCTGGCCTACCAGGGGCATTTCGGCGAAGAGCTGTTGCACGCCGCGGGGCTTGCGGACGGGGAATCTCCGGAACACACGACAGGTCCCGAGCCTTCGCCGCGGGTGAATTTCCTCGCGCGCGGCATTCGCTTTGCCGACGCCGTCAACACCGTCAGCGCCACCTATGCCCGGGAAATCTTGACGCCGGCCTACGGCGAGCGACTGGACGCGCTGCTCCGTGAGCGGCAGGACGGCATCGCGGGCATCGTCAACGGCATCGACACGGTTACTTTCGACCCCGCAACCGACCCGCACCTGGCGGGCAACTTCAGCTTGCGAGACATGACGCCTCGTGCTCGAAACAAGGCCGCGCTGCAGCGCGAGCTCGGGCTGCCGGTTGAAGCCGACACGCCCCTGCTGGGCATGGTGTCGCGACTGGCCGACCACAAGGGGCTGGATTTGCTGGCGCCGGTGTTGCCCCACATCGTCGAGCGCGGGGCGCAACTCGCGGTGCTGGGCACCGGCGACCCGCGCCACCACGAGCTGCTGTCCCAGGCCGCCAGCCAGCACCCCGATCACGTCGCGGTCGCTCTCCGCTTCGACCCGCCGCTGGCGCAGCGGATCTACGGCGGGACGGACATGTTCCTCATGCCGTCGCGCCACGAGCCGTGCGGCCTGGGCCAGCTCATCGCCATGCGCTACGGCAACGTGCCGGTCGTGCGCGCCACGGGCGGGCTCGCCGACACGGTGCCGGATTTTGACGCGCGAACCAAGCACGGCACCGGGTTCGTGTTTCATCGCTACGACCCCATCGACTTCTTTGGGGCCATCGCGCGCGGGCTGGAGACCTACCGTTACCCGGACGCCTGGCGCGCGCTCATGCGCCAGGGCATGGCCCACGACGCCTCCTGGGACGCCGCCGCGCGCAGCTATCTCGATCTCTACAGCCGCGCGCTCGACAGCCGACGGCCCGCCGGACTCGCCTAA
- the rimI gene encoding ribosomal protein S18-alanine N-acetyltransferase, which yields MVDGRAAGPEIVIEPMQLDDLPQVRRIERASFSVPWPRDSYRREIMDNQRAWYFVARRPGVEPPPQPPPRRFPFNLWPRAPAPGTDIVAFGGMWLMIDESHITTIAVDPDYRRRGFAEALIIEMAKLSRLRGATRITLEVRMSNRAAQNLYRKYGFVDHGVRPRYYSDDREDALIMWSEPIHGPDFHARLTRNERDLAERLSWAARL from the coding sequence ATGGTTGACGGTCGCGCCGCTGGTCCGGAGATCGTGATCGAGCCGATGCAGCTCGATGACCTGCCCCAGGTGCGACGCATCGAGAGGGCCTCGTTCTCCGTGCCCTGGCCGCGCGACTCGTATCGACGGGAGATCATGGATAACCAGCGGGCGTGGTATTTCGTGGCGCGCCGCCCCGGCGTGGAGCCGCCGCCGCAGCCCCCTCCGCGACGGTTTCCGTTCAACCTGTGGCCGCGCGCCCCGGCGCCGGGCACCGACATCGTCGCGTTCGGTGGGATGTGGCTCATGATCGACGAGTCGCATATCACGACCATTGCGGTCGATCCCGACTACCGCCGGCGCGGGTTCGCCGAAGCGCTGATCATCGAGATGGCCAAGCTCAGCCGGCTGCGCGGCGCCACGCGCATCACGCTCGAGGTGCGCATGAGCAACCGGGCGGCGCAGAATCTCTATCGCAAGTACGGCTTCGTAGACCATGGCGTGCGCCCGCGCTACTACAGCGACGATCGGGAGGATGCGCTGATCATGTGGAGCGAACCCATCCACGGGCCGGACTTCCATGCGCGCCTCACGCGCAATGAGCGCGATCTGGCCGAGCGCCTCAGCTGGGCCGCACGCTTATGA
- the purH gene encoding bifunctional phosphoribosylaminoimidazolecarboxamide formyltransferase/IMP cyclohydrolase, producing MSAPRALLAVADKRGIDRLGAGLHALGWEIVASSGTAQALRDAGVSVRSIDEVTGWPEMFDGRVKTLHPAIHAGLLARRDLESDQDQLVEHGLAPIDLVAVNLYPFAATLARTDDHAELVENIDIGGPAMIRAAAKNHAGVWTVTDPDDYDRVLAAIEAGGEGADLRRELAAKAFALTAFYDAHVAGYFQAEAGDDFPRRLTVPLQRVQDLRYGENPHQRGAFYAAGDPELGHGALAGIEQLHGMELSYVNILDLQAAWAAANDHDRPAVAIVKHTNPCGLAVRNSLQEAYVSAHAGDPLSAFGGIVGFNREVDIETVAAMKGHFYHVVVAPGYADDALRRLRRRKSLRIICWSDPPDRRPLRFESAHVWGLDRGYLVQDPDRSPGENLEMRSVSAVPATDADLAELRFGMRVIRHVKSNAVVLVNDGMLVGVGVGQMNRVDAVRHAIAHAGAMAAGSYLVSDAYFPKTDGPEEALAAGVRAIAAPSGSVEDDAVVTAVDAHEGVLVFVGERHFKH from the coding sequence ATGAGCGCGCCGCGCGCTCTGCTGGCCGTCGCCGACAAGCGCGGCATCGACCGCCTGGGCGCGGGCCTGCACGCCCTGGGCTGGGAAATCGTGGCCTCGTCGGGCACCGCCCAGGCGCTGCGGGACGCCGGCGTTTCGGTGCGGTCGATCGACGAGGTGACCGGTTGGCCCGAGATGTTCGACGGCCGGGTGAAGACGCTGCACCCGGCGATTCACGCCGGCCTGCTGGCGCGACGCGACCTTGAATCGGACCAAGACCAGCTAGTCGAGCATGGGTTGGCGCCGATCGACCTCGTGGCCGTGAACCTGTATCCGTTCGCGGCGACCCTGGCCCGAACCGACGATCACGCGGAGCTGGTCGAGAACATCGACATCGGCGGTCCGGCCATGATTCGGGCCGCCGCCAAGAACCACGCCGGCGTCTGGACCGTCACCGATCCAGACGACTACGACCGCGTCCTGGCCGCCATCGAGGCCGGTGGGGAGGGCGCGGATCTGCGGCGCGAGCTGGCGGCCAAGGCCTTCGCGCTCACGGCCTTCTATGACGCGCACGTGGCCGGATACTTCCAGGCGGAGGCCGGGGACGACTTTCCACGCCGGCTGACGGTGCCGCTGCAGAGAGTGCAGGACCTCCGCTACGGCGAGAACCCCCACCAGCGCGGCGCGTTCTACGCGGCTGGCGATCCGGAGCTCGGCCACGGCGCGCTCGCGGGCATCGAGCAGCTGCACGGCATGGAGTTGTCTTACGTCAACATTCTCGACCTACAGGCCGCCTGGGCCGCCGCGAACGACCACGACCGGCCGGCCGTCGCCATCGTCAAGCACACCAATCCGTGCGGCCTTGCGGTGCGGAACTCACTGCAAGAGGCGTATGTGAGCGCGCACGCCGGCGATCCGCTGTCCGCATTCGGCGGCATTGTGGGATTCAACCGCGAGGTCGACATCGAGACCGTCGCGGCGATGAAGGGCCACTTCTATCACGTGGTCGTGGCGCCCGGGTACGCCGACGACGCGCTGCGACGGCTGCGCCGGCGCAAGAGCCTGCGCATCATCTGCTGGTCCGATCCGCCGGACAGGCGCCCGCTGCGGTTCGAGTCGGCCCACGTGTGGGGCCTCGACCGCGGCTATCTGGTGCAGGACCCCGACCGAAGCCCCGGGGAAAACCTCGAAATGCGGTCGGTGTCGGCCGTGCCAGCAACGGATGCGGATCTGGCGGAGTTGCGATTCGGGATGCGGGTGATTCGGCACGTGAAGTCCAACGCCGTGGTGCTCGTCAATGACGGCATGCTCGTCGGAGTGGGCGTCGGCCAGATGAACCGCGTCGACGCGGTGCGCCACGCCATCGCCCACGCAGGAGCCATGGCCGCGGGGAGCTATCTGGTGTCCGATGCCTACTTTCCCAAGACGGACGGCCCGGAGGAGGCGCTGGCAGCCGGCGTGCGGGCCATCGCGGCTCCCTCCGGCTCGGTCGAGGACGACGCGGTGGTGACCGCCGTCGATGCTCACGAGGGCGTGCTGGTGTTCGTGGGCGAACGCCACTTCAAACATTGA
- the tsaE gene encoding tRNA (adenosine(37)-N6)-threonylcarbamoyltransferase complex ATPase subunit type 1 TsaE: MTIRTDAQTQFVSDGPDATRAVGAAIGRSARPGDLVALQGELGAGKTVVAQGIAQGLGVVEGVTSPTYVLVSVYGSGRLRLQHVDLYRLAGALDLDSIDWEDLLDEPAVTAVEWSERAGDRMPADCLLVAIQAESTNRRTLTLSAGGPRSRELLAGVGARMAAR; this comes from the coding sequence TTGACCATCCGTACGGATGCCCAAACCCAATTCGTGTCCGACGGGCCTGACGCTACGCGGGCCGTTGGCGCCGCCATTGGTCGGTCTGCGCGGCCGGGAGACCTCGTCGCGCTTCAGGGCGAGCTGGGTGCGGGCAAAACCGTGGTCGCCCAGGGCATTGCCCAGGGGCTTGGCGTCGTGGAGGGCGTGACGTCGCCGACCTATGTGCTCGTGTCGGTCTATGGGTCGGGCCGATTGCGGCTGCAGCATGTTGATCTCTACCGCCTGGCGGGCGCGCTCGACCTGGATTCCATCGACTGGGAGGACTTGCTCGACGAACCGGCGGTCACGGCTGTCGAGTGGTCCGAACGAGCCGGTGATCGAATGCCCGCCGACTGCTTGCTCGTGGCGATCCAGGCGGAGTCGACGAACCGGCGCACGTTGACGCTCTCAGCCGGCGGACCTCGCAGTCGGGAACTCCTCGCGGGCGTGGGAGCACGGATGGCGGCGCGCTGA
- the purF gene encoding amidophosphoribosyltransferase encodes MGLPNLREACGVVAVYGPDADVAALAYVGLYAVQHRGQEGAGITLGNGEDLYTVKDEGLVSQVFRGDILAEAHGHLAIGHCRYSTSGSNTTQNIQPVLQATELGPISVAHNGNIVNALHLRDSNGEAGYHTTATSDTAVIAQAIAGAPGGSVFERVCHTVPRLQGSFCLAVATPNEVIVARDSMGNRPLCLGSIDGAWIVTSETCALDAVGAQFEREIEPGEVLSIGANGLKSQHATPPHRHALCTFEYIYFTRPDSSLRGELVHSVRREMGRRLALQNPVDADLVVGVPDSAIAAATGYAEASGLPYADGFLRNRYIGRTFIEPSIELRKLWVRLKYNALPSVTQGKRVVMVDDSIVRGTSQHQLVDLLRERGGASEVHVRITAPPIRWPCFLGIDIPDPDELIAHERPVADVCEAIGADSLDYLSIPNLVAATRQAHGELCLGCFTRDYPIDVQLAFDKFELERPTELQTAPVFPRQAAMFPLEESEAESAEHGP; translated from the coding sequence TTGGGGCTGCCCAACCTGCGCGAAGCCTGCGGCGTCGTCGCGGTCTATGGTCCCGATGCGGATGTCGCCGCCCTGGCCTACGTGGGGCTCTACGCCGTCCAGCACCGGGGGCAGGAAGGCGCGGGCATCACGCTGGGGAACGGCGAGGACCTCTACACCGTCAAGGACGAGGGGCTGGTTTCGCAGGTATTTCGGGGCGACATCCTGGCCGAAGCCCACGGGCACCTCGCGATCGGGCACTGCCGCTACTCCACCAGCGGCTCGAACACCACGCAGAACATCCAGCCGGTGCTGCAAGCGACCGAGTTGGGGCCGATATCGGTGGCCCACAACGGCAACATCGTCAACGCCCTGCACCTGCGGGACTCAAATGGCGAAGCCGGCTATCACACCACGGCCACGTCCGACACGGCCGTTATCGCCCAGGCAATTGCCGGCGCGCCCGGCGGCAGCGTGTTCGAGCGGGTGTGCCACACCGTGCCGCGGCTCCAGGGCTCGTTCTGCCTGGCGGTAGCCACCCCCAACGAGGTCATCGTCGCGCGTGACTCCATGGGCAACCGCCCGCTGTGCCTCGGCTCGATCGACGGCGCGTGGATCGTGACGTCGGAAACCTGCGCGTTGGACGCGGTGGGCGCCCAATTCGAACGGGAAATCGAGCCGGGCGAGGTCTTGTCCATCGGCGCCAACGGCCTGAAGTCCCAGCACGCAACGCCGCCGCACCGTCACGCCCTCTGCACCTTCGAGTACATCTACTTCACACGGCCCGACTCGTCCCTCAGGGGCGAATTGGTCCACTCCGTGCGCCGCGAGATGGGACGCCGGCTCGCGCTGCAGAATCCGGTAGACGCGGACCTGGTCGTGGGCGTGCCGGACTCGGCCATCGCCGCCGCGACCGGCTACGCCGAGGCCAGCGGCCTGCCCTACGCCGACGGCTTCCTGCGCAATCGCTATATCGGTCGCACGTTCATCGAGCCGTCCATTGAGCTGCGCAAGCTCTGGGTGCGTCTCAAGTACAACGCGCTCCCCAGCGTCACGCAGGGCAAGCGGGTGGTCATGGTCGACGACAGCATCGTGCGCGGCACGTCGCAGCACCAACTGGTGGATCTGCTGCGCGAGCGGGGCGGGGCGAGCGAGGTCCACGTCCGGATCACCGCCCCGCCGATCCGCTGGCCCTGCTTTCTCGGCATCGACATCCCCGATCCCGACGAGTTGATCGCGCATGAGCGGCCGGTGGCGGACGTTTGCGAAGCCATCGGCGCCGACAGCCTCGACTACCTCAGCATTCCGAACCTGGTGGCCGCCACCCGCCAGGCGCACGGCGAGCTGTGCCTGGGTTGTTTCACGCGTGACTACCCCATCGACGTGCAGCTGGCCTTCGACAAGTTCGAGCTCGAGCGGCCAACCGAGTTGCAGACCGCGCCGGTGTTCCCCCGCCAGGCCGCGATGTTTCCGCTGGAGGAATCCGAGGCCGAGTCCGCCGAGCACGGCCCATGA